In Crassostrea angulata isolate pt1a10 chromosome 6, ASM2561291v2, whole genome shotgun sequence, a genomic segment contains:
- the LOC128190110 gene encoding leucine-rich repeat-containing protein 47-like, with translation MEEVRKAAEEKRRELVISGQTASKFIEENGLDDELYHLTCLNYLSISKTCLRQLSPKLGNLVNLTNLVLHNNQLTALPGEIQALSKLKFFDVSNNQIEEMPESISNLSELESLNVSVNKLSSFPPVGNLKSLHIFNVAHNSLTELPEGIFNPKLVHLSQIIAGNNEIELLSPNVTELPHLNMLDMSNNKLKEVPAELSECPKLKELNLKGNKFSDRRFGKLVEQCATKSVMEYLSNNLKKERAKNSDKKGKGKSKEKKKKGQKADDDDVEFLTDTIDVLHFPDDDDGLVVSITPAVLSVRPYIVCCIVKNLDLQKTANSFKQFITLQTKLHDTLCNKRQAATIATHDLSSVKGPLKFDAQFPPLLMIVPLSKQKEVSGETLVDDLMKEAEQIRREKKRNAVSGIHKYLDLLKDKTQYPCLIDSAGTVISFPPITNSNNTKISKETSSILIEVTSSTSLDVCKKVCDELLVKMLEMGLGKDSADEASPPAGQKTLTVEQVKVTDEEGNLRVVYPSRTDLSVSNPGITVNRNYE, from the exons atgGAGGAAGTTCGGAAAGCTGCGGAGGAAAAAAGACGGGAATTGGTGATTAGTGGCCAAACGGCCAGTAAATTCATTGAGGAGAATGGATTAGACGATGAACTTTATCACTTGACTTGTCTAAATTATCTGAGTATATCAAAGACATGTTTAAGACAACTGTCGCCAAAATTAGGAAACCTGGTAAATTTGACCAACTTGGTATTGCACAACAACCAACTTACGGCACTACCTGGGGAGATACAGGCCTTGTCAAAGCTAAAGTTCTTTGATGTATCTAACAACCAAATAGAAGAGATGCCAGAATCTATCAGTAATCTCTCAGAATTGGAGTCTCTAAATGTTAGTGTGAATAAGCTTAGTTCTTTTCCACCTGTTGGGAACTTGAAATCTCTCCATATATTTAATGTTGCTCACAACAGTTTAACAGAATTACCAGAGGGAATATTCAATCCTAAACTTGTTCATCTTAGTCAGATTATTGCAGGaaataatgaaattgaattgtTGTCCCCAAATGTAACGGAATTGCCGCATTTAAATATGTTGGATATGTCTAACAATAAACTAAAAGAAGTTCCCGCTGAGCTTAGTGAGTGTCCCAAGCTCAAAGAACTCAATTTAAAAGGAAACAAATTCTCAGATCGGAGATTTGGAAAACTGGTCGAGCAATGTGCCACCAAGTCTGTCATGGAATACCTAAGTAATAATTTGAAGAAAGAGAGAGCAAAGAATTCTGACAAGAAAGGCAAAGGAAAGagtaaagagaaaaaaaagaaaggacaGAAGGCCGACGATGATGATGTAGAATTCTTGACGGACACCATTGATGTTTTGCACTTCCCCGATGACGACGATGGCTTGGTTGTATCAATTACCCCTGCAGTTCTGTCTGTGAGACCATACATTGTGTGCTGTATTGTCAAAAATCTAGACTTGCAGAAAACGGCCAATAGTTTCAAGCAATTCATCACATTGCAG acCAAACTTCATGACACTCTTTGTAATAAAAGACAAGCAGCGACCATTGCTACGCATGATTTGAGCAGTGTGAAGGGTCCATTGAAGTTTGATGCCCAATTCCCTCCTCTACTGATG ATTGTACCACTGTCCAAACAAAAGGAGGTATCAGGAGAAACACTTGTGGACGATCTGATGAAAGAGGCAGAGCAGATACGCAGGGAGAAGAAACGGAATGCTGTATCAGGGATACACAA GTATCTCGACTTGCTGAAGGACAAGACACAGTACCCCTGCCTAATAGACTCAGCAGGAACTGTTATTTCTTTCCCACCCATAACCAACAGCAATAACACCAAG ATATCCAAGGAAACTAGTTCCATCTTGATTGAGGTGACCAGTTCTACTAGTCTAGATGTCTGCAAGAAGGTTTGTGATGAACTCCTGGTGAAAATGCTGGAGATGGGTCTAGGCAAAGATTCTGCAG ATGAGGCGTCACCACCTGCTGGACAGAAGACCTTGACTGTGGAACAGGTCAAGGTCACAGATGAGGAGGGAAATCTCAGAGTTGTCTACCCTTCAAGAACCGACCTGTCTGTGAGCAATCCTGGAATAACTGTCAACAGAAATTATGAATAA